The following are from one region of the Paracoccus sp. S3-43 genome:
- a CDS encoding aspartate-semialdehyde dehydrogenase, translating to MGYKVVVAGATGNVGREMLNILSERMFPVDEIAALASRRSQGTEVSFGDKTLKVKDIEQFDWTGWDIALFAIGSDATKIHAPRAAAAGCVVIDNSSLYRYDPEIPLIVPEVNPDAIQDYRNKMIIANPNCSTAQMVVALKPLHDRARIRRVVVSTYQSVSGAGKEGMDELWDQTKGMYVPGQEVAAKKFQKQIAFNVIPQIDVFLDSGDTKEEWKMVAETKKILDPSIKVTATCVRVPVFVGHSESINIEFEDFLDEDEARDILREAPGILVVDKREPGGYTTPVECVGDFATFISRIRQDVTVENGLNLWCVSDNLRKGAALNAVQIAELLGNRVLKKG from the coding sequence ATGGGTTACAAAGTCGTCGTCGCGGGCGCCACGGGGAATGTGGGCCGCGAAATGCTGAACATCCTGTCGGAACGCATGTTCCCCGTGGATGAGATTGCCGCGCTGGCTTCGCGCCGGTCGCAGGGCACCGAAGTCAGCTTTGGCGACAAGACCCTCAAGGTGAAGGACATCGAGCAGTTCGACTGGACCGGCTGGGACATCGCGCTGTTCGCCATCGGCTCGGACGCCACGAAAATCCATGCGCCCAGGGCCGCCGCGGCGGGCTGCGTGGTGATCGACAACTCGTCGCTCTATCGCTATGACCCCGAAATCCCGCTGATCGTGCCCGAGGTGAACCCGGACGCGATCCAGGATTACCGCAACAAGATGATCATCGCGAACCCCAACTGCTCGACCGCGCAGATGGTCGTGGCGCTGAAGCCGCTGCACGACCGCGCGCGGATCAGGCGGGTGGTGGTCAGCACCTATCAGTCCGTCTCCGGCGCGGGCAAGGAGGGCATGGACGAGCTGTGGGACCAGACCAAGGGCATGTATGTGCCGGGCCAGGAGGTCGCGGCCAAGAAGTTCCAGAAGCAGATCGCCTTCAACGTGATCCCGCAGATCGACGTCTTCCTGGACAGCGGCGATACCAAGGAAGAATGGAAGATGGTCGCCGAGACCAAGAAGATCCTCGATCCGTCGATCAAGGTCACGGCGACCTGCGTGCGCGTCCCGGTCTTCGTCGGCCATTCGGAATCCATCAATATCGAGTTCGAGGATTTCCTGGACGAGGACGAGGCCCGCGACATCCTGCGCGAGGCGCCGGGCATCCTGGTCGTGGATAAGCGCGAACCGGGCGGATATACGACTCCGGTCGAATGCGTGGGCGATTTCGCCACCTTCATCAGCCGCATCCGCCAGGACGTGACGGTGGAAAACGGGTTGAACCTGTGGTGCGTCAGCGACAACCTGCGCAAGGGCGCGGCGCTGAACGCCGTGCAGATCGCCGAGCTGCTGGGCAACCGCGTGCTGAAAAAAGGCTGA
- a CDS encoding DedA family protein, with product MFDWITGFLNGGGALAIAALMFLENLFPPIPSELIMPLAGFNAARGGTPLWLAILAGGLGSLAGAWFWYLAGRAFGAQRMRLLIARHGRWLTLTLSEFAAAEGWFRRHGRAVVFFGRFIPTVRTLISIPAGIERMPRGQFLLFTALGSFIWSGGLALAGYLLEDRYERVESWIDPLSTAVVLGIVALYVWRVIRWKPDA from the coding sequence GTGTTCGACTGGATCACCGGATTCCTGAACGGCGGCGGGGCGTTGGCCATCGCCGCCCTGATGTTTCTGGAAAACCTCTTTCCGCCGATTCCGTCGGAACTGATCATGCCGCTGGCGGGCTTCAACGCGGCGCGCGGCGGCACGCCCCTGTGGCTGGCGATCCTGGCCGGGGGCCTGGGATCGCTGGCGGGGGCCTGGTTCTGGTATCTGGCCGGGCGGGCCTTCGGCGCGCAGCGGATGCGGCTGCTGATCGCGCGCCATGGCCGCTGGCTGACCCTGACCCTGTCCGAATTCGCCGCGGCCGAGGGATGGTTCCGCCGCCATGGCCGGGCCGTGGTGTTCTTCGGCCGGTTCATCCCGACCGTGCGCACCCTGATCTCGATCCCCGCCGGGATCGAGCGGATGCCGCGGGGGCAGTTCCTGCTGTTCACCGCGCTTGGCAGCTTCATCTGGTCGGGCGGGCTGGCGCTTGCCGGCTATCTGCTGGAAGACCGCTATGAACGCGTCGAATCCTGGATCGACCCGCTGTCCACGGCGGTGGTGCTGGGCATCGTCGCGCTGTATGTCTGGCGCGTGATCCGCTGGAAGCCCGACGCCTGA
- a CDS encoding carbonic anhydrase has translation MHNIRPLPQYLAGRFHGWKATSYAENSAWYRRLAIDGQRPRAMVISCCDSRVHVTSIFGADSGEFFIHRNIANLVPPYAPDGLQHGTSAAVEYAVQALKVAHLIVVGHTHCGGVAGCHAMCSGQAPELEEKTSFVGRWMDILRPGYDRVKDLPEAEQVAALEREAVLVSIENLMTFPFVRAAVEGGQMSLHGLVHDISEGTLFQAIDGGKSWTAV, from the coding sequence ATGCATAATATCCGTCCGCTGCCGCAATATCTGGCGGGCCGCTTTCACGGCTGGAAGGCCACGTCCTATGCCGAGAACAGCGCCTGGTATCGCCGCCTTGCCATCGACGGTCAGCGCCCGCGCGCGATGGTGATTTCCTGCTGCGACTCGCGCGTCCACGTCACCAGCATCTTCGGGGCGGATTCGGGCGAATTCTTCATCCACCGCAACATCGCCAACCTGGTGCCGCCCTATGCGCCCGACGGGTTGCAGCACGGCACCTCGGCCGCCGTCGAATACGCGGTGCAGGCGCTGAAGGTGGCGCATCTGATCGTCGTCGGCCATACCCATTGCGGCGGCGTCGCGGGCTGCCATGCGATGTGTTCCGGCCAGGCGCCCGAGCTTGAGGAAAAGACCAGTTTCGTGGGCCGCTGGATGGACATCCTGCGCCCCGGCTATGACCGCGTGAAGGATCTGCCCGAGGCCGAGCAGGTCGCCGCCCTGGAACGGGAAGCGGTGCTGGTCTCGATCGAGAACCTGATGACCTTCCCCTTTGTCCGGGCGGCGGTCGAAGGGGGGCAGATGTCGCTGCACGGCCTGGTCCACGACATCAGCGAAGGGACGCTGTTCCAAGCGATCGACGGCGGCAAAAGCTGGACGGCCGTCTGA
- a CDS encoding leucyl aminopeptidase family protein produces the protein MIPDFAPDSADALPLWAVWKGDPLADQAGPWPAASGFSGKMAEICLLPNASGGLAGAFLGLGDRAQASRHRFALAHATALPPGTWRVALPQGADPNEAALALLLGQYRFSRYKGAPYAGPQFICPEGADPARIRAQAAGEFLTRDLINTPANDMGPNDLEAAARALADEIGASVAVTTGTGLLDANLPMIHAVGRAAEQAPRLIDIRLGDSGPRLTVVGKGVCFDTGGLDIKPSASMLLMKKDMGGAATALGLLRMLALTGAADRMRIRVLLPVVENSVSATSFRPGDVLKSRKGLTVEVNNTDAEGRLILADALTLGAEESPDLMISLATLTGAARVALGPDLPPFYCDDDATAEALTRAAMATADPLWRMPFWDGYESQIEPPIADLDNAPSGGMAGSITAALFLRRFAQGAGRYVHLDIYGWQPVLAPGRPKGGLGQGARAILAALPQILPFLP, from the coding sequence ATGATCCCCGATTTCGCCCCCGATTCCGCCGATGCCCTGCCGCTTTGGGCGGTCTGGAAGGGCGACCCCCTGGCCGACCAGGCCGGACCCTGGCCTGCCGCCAGCGGCTTTTCGGGAAAGATGGCCGAGATTTGCCTGCTGCCCAACGCCTCGGGCGGGCTGGCCGGGGCCTTCCTGGGCCTGGGGGACCGCGCGCAGGCCAGCCGCCACCGCTTCGCCCTGGCCCATGCCACGGCGCTGCCGCCGGGAACCTGGCGCGTCGCCCTGCCCCAGGGGGCCGACCCGAATGAGGCGGCCCTGGCGCTGCTGCTGGGCCAGTATCGCTTTTCCCGCTACAAGGGCGCGCCCTATGCCGGGCCGCAGTTCATCTGCCCCGAAGGCGCCGATCCCGCCCGGATCCGCGCCCAGGCGGCCGGAGAGTTCCTGACCCGCGACCTGATCAACACCCCGGCCAACGACATGGGGCCAAACGACCTGGAAGCCGCCGCCCGCGCCCTGGCGGACGAGATCGGGGCCAGCGTCGCGGTCACCACCGGCACCGGCCTTCTGGACGCCAACCTGCCGATGATCCACGCGGTCGGCCGCGCCGCCGAACAGGCCCCCCGCCTGATCGACATCCGCCTGGGCGACAGCGGCCCGCGCCTGACGGTGGTCGGCAAAGGGGTCTGCTTCGACACGGGCGGGCTGGACATCAAGCCCTCGGCGTCGATGCTGCTGATGAAAAAGGACATGGGCGGGGCGGCCACCGCGCTGGGCCTGCTGAGGATGCTGGCGCTGACCGGCGCGGCGGACCGGATGCGGATCCGGGTGCTGCTGCCGGTGGTCGAAAACAGCGTCTCGGCCACATCCTTCCGGCCGGGAGACGTGCTGAAAAGCCGCAAGGGCCTGACGGTCGAGGTGAACAACACCGATGCCGAAGGCCGCCTGATCCTGGCCGATGCGCTGACGCTGGGGGCCGAGGAATCGCCCGACCTGATGATCTCGCTGGCCACCTTGACCGGGGCGGCGCGGGTGGCGCTTGGTCCCGACCTACCGCCGTTTTATTGCGACGACGACGCCACAGCCGAGGCGCTGACCCGCGCCGCGATGGCAACAGCCGATCCCCTGTGGCGGATGCCCTTCTGGGACGGCTACGAATCGCAGATCGAGCCGCCGATCGCCGATCTGGACAACGCGCCCTCGGGCGGCATGGCGGGGTCGATCACCGCCGCGCTGTTCCTGCGCCGCTTCGCCCAGGGGGCCGGGCGCTATGTCCATCTGGATATCTATGGCTGGCAGCCGGTGCTGGCGCCGGGCCGTCCCAAGGGCGGCCTCGGCCAGGGGGCGCGGGCAATCCTGGCGGCGCTGCCGCAGATCCTGCCATTCCTGCCATGA
- a CDS encoding NlpC/P60 family protein, whose amino-acid sequence MTLDRRLTPATERVALESLCGVIERPAYTPGQAARLIVPLADLTMAPDGRRDRQVNFGADVTVIDTRGGWCFVQAALDGYCGWLPAAALTRDLAPVTHRVTAPATHVYPAPDMKRPERASLSLGARLSVTGTEGRFARLADGGFVPVQHIGDQPATDPVPVAESLLGTPYLWGGNSRWGIDCSGLAQAALTACDIPCPGDSDLQRDAFPAAEEIRRGDLLFWPGHVALAMSPDLMIHATAWAMAVIVEPIAQAIARIDAQGDGPFLGIRRPPLAQPAAMA is encoded by the coding sequence ATGACGCTGGACCGCCGCCTGACCCCCGCCACGGAACGCGTCGCCCTGGAAAGCCTGTGCGGGGTGATCGAACGGCCCGCCTATACCCCCGGCCAGGCCGCGCGGCTGATCGTGCCGCTGGCCGACCTTACGATGGCGCCCGATGGCCGCCGCGACCGGCAGGTCAATTTCGGCGCCGATGTCACGGTGATCGACACGCGGGGCGGCTGGTGCTTCGTCCAGGCCGCGCTGGACGGCTATTGCGGCTGGCTGCCCGCCGCCGCGCTGACCCGCGACCTGGCGCCCGTCACGCATCGGGTGACGGCCCCCGCGACCCATGTCTATCCCGCCCCGGACATGAAGCGGCCGGAACGGGCCAGCCTGTCACTCGGCGCGCGCCTGTCGGTGACGGGGACCGAGGGGCGCTTCGCCCGGCTGGCCGACGGCGGCTTCGTTCCGGTCCAGCATATCGGCGACCAGCCCGCGACCGACCCGGTGCCGGTCGCGGAAAGCCTGCTGGGCACGCCCTATCTGTGGGGCGGCAACAGCCGCTGGGGGATCGACTGTTCGGGGCTGGCGCAGGCGGCGCTGACGGCCTGCGACATCCCCTGCCCCGGCGACAGCGACCTGCAACGCGACGCCTTTCCGGCGGCCGAGGAGATCCGGCGGGGCGACCTGCTGTTCTGGCCCGGCCATGTCGCCCTGGCCATGTCGCCCGACCTGATGATCCACGCGACCGCCTGGGCCATGGCGGTGATCGTCGAGCCGATCGCCCAGGCCATCGCGCGGATCGACGCGCAGGGGGACGGGCCGTTCCTGGGGATCCGCCGTCCGCCTCTGGCGCAGCCCGCTGCCATGGCCTAG
- the serB gene encoding phosphoserine phosphatase SerB, which translates to MFTVSLIASPLRANLTHQTAQALADRWGGGPVRWLNPAIAAEFDLAGRPADFQDAWADLHAQTLDLAIQPAQGRRKQILLADMDSTMIGQECIDELAHVAGVGPRVAEITARAMNGELDFNGALTERVSLLTGLKDSVIADVLASRITLASGGAELVATMRANGGYAALVSGGFTAFTQAIADRLGFDEHRANTLLAEGGLLTGRVGMPILGREAKVEALQSIAAARGLTPADVIAVGDGANDLGMIQLAGTGVALHAKPSVAAQAQIRIDHGDLTALLYLQGYSARDVVTG; encoded by the coding sequence ATGTTCACCGTTTCGCTGATCGCATCGCCCCTGCGCGCCAACCTGACGCATCAGACGGCGCAGGCCCTGGCCGACCGCTGGGGAGGCGGGCCGGTCCGCTGGCTGAACCCCGCGATCGCGGCGGAATTCGACCTGGCCGGCAGGCCCGCCGATTTCCAGGACGCCTGGGCCGACCTGCACGCCCAGACGCTGGATCTGGCGATCCAGCCGGCGCAGGGGCGGCGCAAGCAGATCCTGCTGGCCGACATGGATTCCACCATGATCGGCCAGGAATGCATCGACGAACTGGCCCATGTCGCGGGCGTCGGCCCGCGCGTGGCCGAAATCACCGCCCGCGCCATGAACGGGGAACTGGATTTCAACGGCGCCCTGACCGAACGGGTGTCGCTGCTGACCGGGCTGAAGGACAGCGTGATCGCGGATGTGCTGGCCTCTCGCATCACGCTGGCCTCGGGGGGGGCGGAACTGGTGGCGACGATGCGCGCGAACGGCGGCTATGCGGCGCTGGTATCGGGCGGCTTCACGGCCTTCACGCAGGCGATTGCCGACCGGCTGGGCTTTGACGAACACCGCGCCAACACCCTGCTGGCCGAGGGCGGGCTGCTGACCGGCCGGGTCGGGATGCCGATCCTGGGCCGCGAGGCCAAGGTCGAGGCGCTGCAATCGATCGCCGCGGCGCGCGGCCTGACACCGGCGGATGTGATCGCGGTGGGCGACGGCGCGAACGACCTGGGGATGATCCAGCTTGCCGGAACCGGGGTCGCGCTGCACGCCAAGCCATCGGTCGCGGCCCAGGCGCAGATCCGCATCGACCACGGCGACCTGACGGCGCTGCTGTATTTGCAGGGCTATTCCGCGCGCGATGTCGTCACGGGCTGA
- a CDS encoding nitronate monooxygenase, protein MFDDMIHPVVQAPMAGTSTPELAVAVCNAGGLGFLAFGALDAAAAGKAIRAARQGTDRIFGVNLFCHAPTVRDAAREAGWIDALRPVFARFGAEPPASLSEIYPSFRGNDAMLAALLAERPAIVGCHFGLPAPDQIAALKGAGCRLWATATSVDEGRAIRDAGFDVMVAQGWEAGGHRGIFQPDGPDARLDHPALVRALVPLGLPVVAAGAIMDRAAARAAMAAGAVAVQCGTAFLRAPEAATPPAHRAALSGGQTAMTRAISGRPARCLVNDFTAIDDRAVAGYPMAYDIGKALNAAAKARGNDGYGAFWAGTGAAASVARPAAETVLAISP, encoded by the coding sequence ATGTTCGATGACATGATACACCCGGTGGTGCAGGCGCCCATGGCGGGAACCTCGACGCCGGAACTGGCGGTGGCGGTCTGCAATGCCGGGGGCCTGGGGTTTCTGGCCTTCGGCGCCCTGGACGCGGCGGCGGCGGGCAAGGCGATCCGGGCGGCGCGGCAGGGGACCGACCGGATCTTCGGCGTGAACCTGTTCTGCCACGCCCCGACTGTCCGCGACGCGGCCCGAGAGGCGGGCTGGATCGACGCGCTTCGCCCGGTCTTTGCCCGCTTCGGGGCAGAGCCGCCCGCCTCGCTGTCCGAGATCTATCCCAGTTTCCGCGGCAATGACGCGATGCTGGCGGCGCTGCTGGCCGAACGGCCCGCCATCGTCGGCTGCCATTTCGGGCTGCCCGCGCCCGACCAGATCGCGGCGCTGAAAGGGGCGGGGTGCAGGCTGTGGGCCACCGCGACCTCGGTCGACGAGGGGCGGGCGATCCGTGATGCGGGCTTCGACGTGATGGTGGCCCAGGGCTGGGAGGCGGGCGGCCATCGCGGCATCTTCCAGCCCGACGGGCCGGACGCCCGGCTGGATCATCCGGCGCTTGTGCGGGCCTTGGTTCCGCTGGGCCTGCCGGTGGTCGCGGCGGGGGCGATCATGGACCGGGCGGCGGCGCGCGCGGCGATGGCGGCGGGGGCGGTCGCGGTGCAATGCGGCACCGCCTTCCTGCGCGCGCCCGAGGCCGCGACCCCGCCCGCCCATCGCGCCGCCCTGTCGGGCGGGCAGACGGCGATGACGCGGGCGATCTCGGGCCGTCCGGCGCGCTGCCTGGTCAATGATTTCACCGCCATCGACGACCGGGCCGTGGCGGGCTATCCGATGGCCTATGACATCGGCAAGGCGCTGAACGCCGCCGCCAAGGCGCGGGGGAACGACGGCTATGGCGCGTTCTGGGCGGGGACGGGCGCCGCCGCCAGCGTCGCGCGTCCGGCGGCGGAGACGGTGCTGGCGATCAGCCCGTGA
- a CDS encoding TSUP family transporter, with protein MLDLSLDLLLILAAAGFAAGFIDSIAGGGGLITLPVLMLAGIPPAQALATNKVQGVFGAATAAVSYAARGLVDLRGQWRSALIAGLAGALGAALVSFLPTDKLRLVLPVILIAIALFFALKPGLNDLDRAQRVAPAAFALTAVPLVGFYDGVLGPGAGSFYMIAFVTLAGYGVLKATAHTKLLNFASNLGGLAAFALVGQPLWLVGIVMGVAQIAGAMLGSRLASRIGARLIKPLLVATSTALALRLIWQMI; from the coding sequence ATGCTGGATTTGTCGCTGGACCTTCTGCTGATCCTTGCCGCCGCCGGGTTCGCGGCGGGCTTCATCGATTCGATCGCCGGGGGCGGCGGGCTGATCACCCTGCCGGTGCTGATGCTGGCGGGGATCCCGCCCGCGCAGGCGCTGGCCACCAACAAGGTGCAGGGGGTCTTCGGCGCGGCGACGGCGGCGGTCAGCTATGCCGCGCGGGGGCTGGTCGATTTGCGCGGCCAGTGGAGATCGGCGCTGATCGCGGGGCTGGCGGGGGCGCTCGGCGCGGCGCTGGTCAGCTTTCTGCCCACCGACAAGCTGAGGCTGGTGCTTCCGGTGATCCTGATCGCCATCGCCTTGTTCTTCGCGCTGAAGCCGGGGCTGAACGACCTGGACCGGGCACAGCGGGTCGCGCCCGCGGCCTTTGCGCTGACGGCGGTGCCGCTGGTCGGGTTCTATGACGGCGTTCTGGGACCGGGGGCGGGATCGTTCTACATGATCGCCTTCGTCACCCTGGCGGGCTATGGTGTGCTGAAGGCCACCGCGCATACCAAGCTGCTGAACTTCGCGTCGAACCTGGGCGGGCTTGCGGCCTTCGCCCTGGTGGGCCAACCGCTGTGGCTGGTGGGGATCGTGATGGGCGTGGCGCAGATCGCGGGCGCGATGCTGGGGTCGCGGCTGGCCAGCCGGATCGGCGCGCGGCTGATCAAGCCGTTGCTGGTCGCCACCTCGACCGCGCTGGCGCTGCGGCTGATCTGGCAGATGATCTAG
- a CDS encoding asparaginase: MRPAELIQLWRGGQRESLHCGHAVICDGKGVVEVWGCPGEIVFPRSSCKMIQALPLIESGAADAAGLTDRHLALACASHSGARLHVDAVGQWLDGLGLAESDLRCGCHMPRDAEENRRLTCGGESPCQLHNNCSGKHAGFLTLNRHLGGGPDYVDPGHPVQQAVKAAFEEVTKEVSPGHGIDGCSAPNWSCSLAGLGRAMAAFADPADDRRGRAMRRLVDAMRTHPELVPGEGRACTILMRAMGGRVAAKTGAEAVFVAILPDQGLGVALKISDGGTRAAEAAITALLVHLGVLDKADPAVGRFLTDPIRNWRGIPTGEMRTAPGFPA, translated from the coding sequence ATGCGACCCGCGGAACTGATCCAGTTGTGGCGCGGCGGCCAGCGCGAAAGCCTGCATTGCGGCCATGCCGTCATCTGCGACGGCAAGGGCGTGGTCGAGGTCTGGGGCTGTCCCGGCGAAATCGTCTTTCCCCGGTCGTCCTGCAAGATGATCCAGGCGCTGCCCCTGATCGAGAGCGGCGCGGCGGATGCGGCGGGGCTGACCGACCGGCACCTGGCGCTGGCCTGCGCCAGCCACAGCGGCGCGCGGCTGCATGTGGACGCGGTGGGCCAATGGCTGGATGGCCTGGGCCTGGCCGAATCCGACCTGCGCTGCGGCTGCCACATGCCGCGCGACGCCGAGGAAAACCGCCGCCTGACCTGCGGCGGCGAATCCCCCTGCCAGCTGCACAACAACTGTTCGGGCAAGCACGCGGGTTTCCTGACGCTGAACCGGCATCTGGGCGGCGGGCCTGATTATGTGGACCCCGGCCATCCCGTCCAGCAGGCCGTGAAGGCCGCCTTCGAGGAGGTGACCAAAGAGGTCAGCCCCGGCCATGGCATCGACGGCTGTTCGGCCCCGAACTGGTCCTGTTCGCTGGCGGGGCTGGGCCGGGCGATGGCGGCTTTCGCCGATCCGGCCGACGATCGGCGGGGCCGGGCGATGCGGCGGCTGGTGGATGCGATGCGCACCCATCCCGAACTGGTCCCGGGCGAGGGGCGCGCCTGCACGATCCTGATGCGCGCGATGGGCGGCCGCGTCGCCGCCAAGACCGGGGCCGAGGCGGTGTTCGTGGCGATCCTGCCCGATCAGGGCCTGGGCGTGGCCTTGAAGATCAGCGATGGCGGCACCCGCGCGGCCGAGGCCGCGATCACCGCCCTGCTGGTCCATCTGGGTGTGCTGGACAAAGCCGATCCCGCGGTCGGCCGCTTCCTGACCGACCCGATCCGCAACTGGCGCGGCATCCCCACCGGAGAGATGCGGACGGCGCCGGGCTTTCCCGCCTAG
- a CDS encoding invasion associated locus B family protein, producing MTKTTLRGMTAALALIAGLGTAGAQESTNVVATEGDWTVFAAENPKECWAVSPPKATQNTDANGAPREVTRGDIRLYVAYRPGQNGEVSFSGGYPFAPDSTVEVDVGGAKFNLFTEGESAWTGSASEDEKLIGALRGGTNAVITGRSSRGTVTKDTFSLAGITAATNTARSRCQ from the coding sequence ATGACCAAGACCACGCTGCGCGGCATGACCGCAGCCCTTGCCCTGATCGCGGGCCTGGGGACCGCAGGGGCGCAGGAATCCACCAATGTCGTCGCGACCGAAGGCGACTGGACCGTCTTCGCGGCGGAAAATCCCAAGGAATGCTGGGCGGTCTCGCCGCCCAAGGCAACCCAGAACACCGACGCGAACGGCGCCCCGCGCGAGGTGACGCGCGGCGATATCCGGCTGTATGTGGCCTATCGCCCCGGCCAGAACGGCGAGGTCAGCTTCAGCGGCGGCTATCCCTTCGCCCCCGACAGCACGGTCGAGGTCGATGTCGGCGGCGCCAAGTTCAACCTGTTCACCGAGGGCGAAAGCGCCTGGACCGGCAGCGCGTCCGAGGATGAAAAGCTGATCGGCGCCCTGCGCGGCGGCACGAACGCGGTCATCACCGGGCGGTCTTCGCGCGGCACGGTGACCAAGGACACGTTCAGCCTGGCCGGGATCACGGCGGCGACCAATACGGCGCGGTCGCGCTGTCAGTAA
- the rlmN gene encoding 23S rRNA (adenine(2503)-C(2))-methyltransferase RlmN, with product MNAPITQDVLTLPRKLPDSGRVNIVGLTRTQLRDALIAAGTPEKQARMRVGQVWQWIYHWGVRDFAQMSNLAKDYRALLAEKFEIALPEIVTRQISEDGTRKYLVRIAGGHEVETVYIPEEGRGTLCVSSQVGCTLTCSFCHTGTQKLVRNLTAGEIVGQLMLARDDLGEWPVPGAPKDETRLVSNIVLMGMGEPLYNFDAVRDAMKVCMDNEGLSLSRRRITLSTSGVVPEIARTAAEIGCQLAVSFHATTDEVRNVLVPINKRWNIATLLDALRDYPRLSNSERITFEYVMLAGVNDSDADAHRLVELIRGIPAKINLIPFNEWPGAPYKRSSNNRIHAFADIIYKAGYASPIRTPRGEDIMAACGQLKSATERGRKSRAEIAAEVG from the coding sequence ATGAACGCGCCCATCACGCAGGATGTCCTGACCCTTCCCCGCAAGCTGCCGGACAGTGGCCGGGTGAATATCGTCGGGCTGACGCGGACCCAGTTGCGCGATGCGCTGATTGCGGCGGGCACGCCCGAGAAACAGGCCAGAATGCGCGTGGGCCAGGTCTGGCAGTGGATCTATCACTGGGGCGTGCGCGATTTCGCGCAGATGTCGAACCTGGCCAAGGATTACCGCGCCCTACTGGCCGAAAAGTTCGAGATCGCCCTGCCCGAGATCGTCACCCGCCAGATCAGCGAGGACGGCACCCGCAAGTATCTGGTCCGCATCGCCGGGGGCCATGAGGTCGAGACCGTCTATATCCCCGAGGAAGGGCGCGGCACGCTGTGCGTGTCCAGTCAGGTCGGCTGCACGCTGACCTGTTCCTTCTGCCATACCGGCACGCAGAAGCTGGTGCGCAACCTGACCGCCGGGGAAATCGTCGGCCAGTTGATGCTGGCGCGCGACGATCTGGGCGAATGGCCCGTTCCCGGCGCCCCCAAGGATGAGACGCGGCTGGTCAGCAATATCGTGCTGATGGGGATGGGCGAGCCGCTGTATAATTTCGACGCCGTGCGCGACGCGATGAAGGTCTGCATGGACAACGAGGGGCTGTCCCTGTCGCGCCGCCGCATCACCCTGTCCACCAGCGGCGTGGTCCCCGAGATCGCCCGCACCGCCGCCGAGATCGGCTGCCAGTTGGCCGTCAGCTTCCACGCCACCACCGACGAGGTGCGCAACGTCCTGGTGCCGATCAACAAGCGCTGGAACATCGCCACGCTGCTCGACGCGCTGCGCGATTATCCGCGCCTGTCCAACAGCGAGCGGATCACCTTTGAATACGTGATGCTGGCCGGGGTGAACGACAGCGATGCGGATGCGCATCGGCTGGTGGAATTGATCCGGGGGATCCCGGCCAAGATCAACCTGATCCCCTTCAACGAATGGCCCGGCGCGCCCTATAAACGGTCGAGCAACAACCGCATCCACGCTTTTGCCGACATCATCTACAAGGCCGGTTACGCCAGCCCGATCCGCACGCCGAGGGGCGAGGACATCATGGCGGCCTGTGGTCAGTTGAAGTCGGCGACCGAGCGGGGGCGGAAGTCGCGGGCGGAGATTGCGGCTGAGGTGGGGTGA
- a CDS encoding LOG family protein, translated as MNDAAKTTEDRAHPFPHSDEDAVRAELIPDTPQTRSPAYQLAFTDRDFLLREELRPVRLQLELLKPQMLLDEAGVESTVVMFGGARIPSPENAALARTPTLARLSAYYEEARLFAQEMTRRSLETGGRDFVIATGGGPGVMEAGNLGAYQAGGKSIGLGIVLPHEQAPNIYVTPELCFNFHYFAIRKMHFLMRARAITIFPGGFGTLDETFEALTLIQTGRMARVPFLMFGREFWEGIINWKGLAEAGTISDEDLGLIHYVETAEEAVAVIDGWGKPA; from the coding sequence ATGAACGACGCTGCCAAGACCACCGAGGACCGCGCCCACCCCTTTCCGCACAGCGACGAGGATGCGGTCCGCGCCGAACTGATCCCCGACACGCCGCAGACGCGTTCGCCCGCCTATCAGCTGGCCTTCACCGACCGCGATTTCCTGCTGCGAGAGGAGTTGCGTCCCGTCCGCCTGCAACTGGAACTGCTGAAACCGCAGATGCTGCTGGACGAGGCCGGGGTGGAATCGACCGTGGTGATGTTCGGCGGCGCCCGGATCCCCTCGCCCGAAAACGCGGCCCTGGCGCGCACGCCGACGCTGGCAAGGCTGTCGGCCTATTACGAGGAGGCGCGGCTTTTCGCCCAGGAAATGACCCGCCGCAGCCTGGAGACCGGCGGGCGCGACTTCGTCATCGCCACCGGCGGCGGCCCCGGCGTGATGGAGGCGGGCAATCTGGGCGCGTATCAGGCGGGCGGCAAGTCCATCGGCCTGGGCATCGTGCTGCCCCATGAACAGGCCCCAAACATCTATGTGACGCCGGAACTGTGCTTCAACTTCCACTATTTCGCGATCCGCAAGATGCATTTCCTGATGCGCGCGCGGGCGATCACCATCTTCCCCGGCGGCTTCGGCACCCTGGACGAAACCTTCGAGGCCCTGACCCTGATCCAGACCGGCCGCATGGCCCGCGTCCCCTTCCTGATGTTCGGACGGGAGTTCTGGGAGGGGATCATCAACTGGAAGGGCCTGGCCGAGGCTGGGACGATCTCGGACGAGGATCTGGGGCTGATCCATTATGTCGAGACGGCCGAGGAGGCGGTGGCGGTGATTGATGGGTGGGGGAAGCCAGCTTGA